The window AGTTAGCTTTAGTTAAGGTATTAAGTATTCATCCATTATTATTTTTTCGTGGAATCACCTATGGGTAATTAAAAGTAGTCCATTTTCACCGGAAAGTGACTATCATCACAGATTTGTTTTCCTATAAAGGTATTATTGTAAAAATTTTGGGGTCTATTTTACTGATAATAACTTAAAACTTCGGCTTCATATCTTCATGGTTCTGGTGAATGGAAATATGAAACCTGGCGGGCGAAAGGGAAAGAGCCATGAAGGCATTTTTTTCGGTGTTTGTACTATCCATATTACTATTTGGTACTTTGTTGAATGCTGCCGTCCTTGAAGTTCCGGACGGTCATGCAACAATCGGTGATGCTGTAACTACAGCGGCTACCGGGGACACAATCCTGGTGTTTCCGGGGATGTATACCGAAACCACGACAATCCAGGATAAGGATCTGGTTATTGGTTCCTTGTTCCTGACCACCGGTGATACGTCGTATATCGCATCAACTGTTATCAAGCCTGCTACCGGAGCGGTGTTTAAATATTTAGGATCAATGAGCCAGCGATCACGCCTCGTCGGGTTCACCGTGGATGCAAACGGATTGGATCTTTCGGAGATTATCTTTGCAGCCACCGGAGCTGATATTTCACTGGAAAACCTTCGGATTACCGGGAATGGGGCTACAGATCTCAATCGGGTAGCCGTGCGGGTTAGGGCTTCTGCCGCGCTGCTTGACCATGTACGGATATACGGAAACGATGGGACCGGACTATATGCGGAAGCAAGCACCGTAATTATCACAAATTCACAATTTTCAAACAACGGGAAAACCGGGATTAGCATCAAAGATGCCAGCCTGGAAGTGTCAGACTCTGACATCAGGCATAATGGATATGGTGGAATTCTGGCGAGCAGTTCCGAACTATCTATTCGCGAGGTGAACATCGTTGGAAATACCTCATATTCAGGGGCGGGAATTAATACGAATTATACCAGTGCCATCATTGAGCGAACTTTGATTGCGGAGAACAAGACACAAACCGGGTCGACATCCGCAGGGGGAGGTCTGTATTTTTTTGCGTCCAACTCTACCAAAATTATTAATTGTACAATTGTCAATAATGAAGCAAACGTTTATGCCGGTGGCATATTTGCCTTCTCATCATCTGTGGTAAAAATCATCAATAGCATTTTGTGGGGTAATAATGCAAACGGCCTTCCGGAAATAGGCAGCTGGTCTCTGGCAAATGTCCATGTTGGCTATTCCAATATCCGGGGAGGACCATCTGCTCAAAAAGCCATGTATAATGGTGTCTTTACCTGGTATGATAATATTTTGGGTGCAGATATCACCGGCGATAATCCCTCCCTGGATGAAAACTATCTTTTGTCGGCCGGTTCGCCTGGTATTGACCAGGGCGCAGCCCTTTATTCCATGGGGGAGGACCTTATGGTGGATATGCCTGCAGGCAGCTGGAATGGTGCAGCGCCGGATTTGGGCATCCATGAATTTATTGGTGCTGTCCCTGCAATTGTCGCCGATTTTACAGTCCTCACGGCGCCTCACGGACCGGCACCGCTTTCTGTCCGGTTCTCGGATATGTCCATTGCCGAGAATACAACCATTACGTCGTGGCACTGGGATTTCGGTGACGGAGGAGGAAGTACGCTGCAAGCCCCGGCTCACACGTATGAATCACCGGGTAGTTTTTCGGTTTCGCTCACGGTTTCCGACGGAGAGCTTGCCGATACACGAACCGTTGATGAAATGGTCACAGTTTTTCCGCCAGAGATTCAGGCGAATTTCAGTTTTACCCCCGATTCCGGCGTCGTTCCATTTTTCGTGCAATTCACGGACCTCTCCACCGGGACAATCAGTAATCATCTCTGGGATTTTGGCGATGGGGGAAGCAGTACCCAAACCAATCCTGCTTACATCTACGAAACGCCTGGCAATTATACGCTCACGCTGATTGTTTCCAATGATTTCACCTCAGACACGCTAACAGTTTCCGGTGCGGTGACTGTTTCTGCCGCCGCGTCCCACAACACCTGGCATGTGGCTACAACGGGATCTGATGAGACCGGAGAAGGCACGGAAGCAAATCCCTGGGCAGGCATTCAGAAGGGTATCGATATGGCAATGGAAGGGGATACCATTTTAGTGAAGGATGGGGTGTATGTGAGTCCCGTTCAGGGACAGGAATTGATCGGCAAAGCGTTGGTCATCCTTTCGGAAAACGGCCCCGAAAATTGCATTATCAGGGCTGCCAGCAAGCATTCGGGCGAAGGCTTTCTCATAAACCAGGTCGGACAAAATGCCGTGGTTTCAGGCTTCACTCTTCTCAATTTTTATGACGGCTTTTTCGTGATGAATGCGTCGCCGGTCATCGAACATTGTATTATCGACAGCAGTACCTACGGTATTATGACATCCCGGGATTGGTCCGCCGTAGAAGGACAAAGTCCCACGTCACCCCTTATCCGTTACAACCTGATAAAAAATTCTGAACTCGACGGCATCCAGTCGTTTGAAGAGGGAAGTCCATGGATCATTAATAATACCATCGTCCATAACGGGGACTTCGGAATCCAAACCGGATTCACCAATGCACACGTATATAACAACATAATTGCGTACAACCTGACCGGATTATCGGATGCGATCCCGGATGAAGGGATAGTGGAGCACGGCTATAACCTGCTGTGGGACAATACAACCCAATACACGGGTGTTAATCCGGATGTTGGTGAAATTGAAAGCGACCCTCTCCTTGACGGGAGCACGTACCATCTCACCTCAGGATCACCAGCTATTGATTCCGGTCATCCGGATTATCCGCCGGATCCGGACGGTACCCGACCGGATATGGGGGCTTTTTATTTTCATCAGGAACCGGCAGACTGGTACGCTACAATCCATGCCGACGTGACTGTCGGGCGAGCGCCTCTGGTTGTAAATTTCACGGACCAGAGTACGGGGAATCCTATCAGCTGGAACTGGAATTTCGGTGACGAATCCATGTCGACCAGCCAACACCCGTCGCACACCTACCCAGAGCCCGGAACCTACTCCGTTTCTCTGGAAGTGTCTAATGGGACGGAAATCCGTACAGTGGAAAACAATGCGTATATCACAGTTCTTGAACCGATTAAACAGAATCCTGTCGATTCACCGTTTGAGCAGTTGACTTCACTCCCCGGAACCGAGGGTGACCACTACCGGGACGGGGCATTTATCTCCAAAGATATAGTCTATATCGTCACGGATAAAAACCAACTCTATAAAACCACAGACGGCGGTACAACCTGGAATGACATCTCCCCGGAGCAGGGGACGGACTTTTCCGGTTTGGGTGCATCGCCCCGGGTGAGTTTTATCAATGAAAGCATCGGCGCTGTGGCATTTTCTCTGGATGACGGTTCCAATAATTACAATTACGACATCGTATTCGGGTATGTTTGGTGCACGACGGACGGAGGACAGACCTGGTCCCAGCGTTTTGACGTCAATGATGATATGGTCGCACATCTTCAACAGGTTAACGAAACTACCCTGTATGTGAGCGGTGCGGCAAGATTGGGCGTAACCAGCACCCGTTGGTTCAAAAAGATAATCCGGGACCCAAACACGGGGACATACTCCCTAAGTAATATTACACCCACATCGACAAGCCGACCGCACGTGTACAGCGGTCACTGGCTGAACCAGAATACCGGTGTAGTGATGGCACGCCTGAATGTGGCACCCTGGACTATGGAGCCTTTTATCACAAGAAACGGCGGTCAGACCTGGACTTCCGTCCAGGGAAATCTGCCTGTACTAAACAACACTACTGTGAGTTTCAGTGACCGGACAATCCAAATGCTGGGCGAAAACAGTATCATTATCGCACATGGGGAACCACAGGGTGATTCCACCGTCACACGCATTCGCAGGACGGATAACGGAGGTATTACCTGGTATAATGCCACATTCGATAAGACGCCGTATCAGCTTGTCAATATTCGGCTTGACGCAAAAAGCGGTGTGGGATTTGCCACAGGATGGTATGGCGATAAGGCTCTGTACAGAACCCGGGATTACGGTGCATCCTGGGAGCAATACGCGCCTGATAATATCTCCAATGATTTGGTTTTCTACGGTGTTGATATTGCCCTTGACGGCACTGCCTGGGCTTTTGGTCACTATCAGAATCTGTGGCGATCCCGGACTACAATGACTCCGGAATTTATCGCCGATATGACAGAAGGGCCCATCCCGCTTGAAGTCCATTTTACGGATCTCACCGTTCCCGGCATGGCTCCCGTTACCGGGATCCATTGGGATTTCGGAGATGGAGGCGTTTCGGATGAACAACATCCGGTGCATGTGTATACGATACCTGGGGATTTTACCGTTACGCTCACGGCCACTGACAGCACCGGCGATTATTCGATTACGAAGGAAAACTATATCAGTACCGGTCTGAATGCATCCGCCATTGTTTCCACTGTTCTCGATGTGCCTGAAGACCAGGGTGGCTGGGTTACGGTGACCTTCAGCAGGAGCTTTTATGACACGCTCCGGCCGCCTGCAGTAACTGAAGAGGATTCGGTGGGTATTTACACCGTTGAAATCCTGGACGGAGAACGCTGGACTGCAGCAAATTCCACTGCAGCATACGGGCAGGACAGTTACCAGATCCTGGTCCATACCTATTCAGACTCTTCCGTGCATGGTGACGGACTCCACGATTTCCGGATAATCTCGGCATTGCCCGGTGGACGATTTATCAGTCCGGTGGTGCAGGGCTATTCCATAGATAACCTGGCTCCTGGGATTCCGGATGGCCTTGCCGGGGAATGGCTGGCATCCGATGAACTGAAGATCTCCTGGGATCCCAGCAATACACCTGATCTCGGGTATTACATTCTCTGGAAGTCCCAGGACCCGGAATTTGACCCACAGACCACCGATTACCTGGCAGAATTAATCGATACGGTCTACATCGATACCGAGGTGCAGCCGGGAATTCACTATTACTATCGTCTGGCGGCTGTGGATTATAACGGAAATATGTCACCGGTTTCCCAGGTATTGGACCTCCAGACCACTGGGATAGATTCCCGGGGAGGTATACCGAAGACTTTCGCACTCGACTCCAATTATCCGAACCCGTTTAATCCAACCACGATCATTCCGTACCAGATCCCTGAAAACAGCAGAGTAACCATCTCTGTGTACGATTTGTCCGGTCGACGAATCCAAACACTGGTGGACACTCCGCAGATACCAGGCTATTACGATATTACCTGGGATGGTACCGATAATTACGGTTCCCAGATCGCCACCGGTGTGTACATCATCCATATGCATGCCAATAAATTTACCCAAAGCCGGAAAGTGGTATTCATAAAGTAGCAATTGGACTACTGGTTACTCTCTTATTGATTTCTAATAAACAGGCGGGACGAAAATTTCGTCCCGCTTTTCTACCATGGCAGTTGATAATGAGTTGATCGTGTTCCAGGTTTAGCGACTCAATTTTTCTGCGGTATTGCCGATATTAATATCATGGTCTCTGTAAATTTTTTGAGTAACCGGGGAGAAAATCATGGAAAATTTCAAAATGGTCCTGTACGAGGCATTATTGGTGGCTTTCGGGAAAGTCATGGCAAAGTACAACATCTTTGCGCAAGGCAAAATTCTGGAAGATGTTGGCAAAGAAATATTGGCCTATTTAAACCAGCACGGCTTCGATTTTGAGGAAAAGGGCGAGATCAGCGACCTGGCCGATCTCACGGAAAAGTTCGTTGAAAACGGCTTCGCCGGCGAGCTAACCACCGAACCGGCGGAGAAAGGTCAGAATTTCATCTGGGAAAATCTGTACGGAATCGAAGCGTACGCCGAACTCCATGAAGTGACGGATAATCCGTTTCTGGCGTGTCCGTTGAATTTATGCCTGTACCATATTGCAGACAAACATAACAAAACCATGAAGTTGCATAGAAAATCGTTTGATATGGAAAACAAATCCGCCGAATCGCAATACGAGATTGTGGATAAGGAGTCCACTCTCAGTAATGATCTTGATCCATTGGTTATTGAAAATGCCAGATTGTATGATCTCGCTCAGGAACGCGCTGATAAACTGGAAAAAGCGTATAATGAGCTGAAAACATTACGTGGAATTCTCCCAATTTGCAGTTCCTGTAAAAAAATACGGGATGACGACGGCTATTGGCAACAGGTGGAATCGTACGTCACCGATCACAGCGAAGCCATGTTCAGCCACGGTATCTGCCCGGAGTGTATTGAAAAGCATTATCCGGAGTACACTGAGGAGTTTGCGGATAAGGATATTTCGAAAAACAAGAGCAAAACATAGTCACAAAATATGGGCTTGGGTAATGGTCCAAACCGTTTCTCACCATAAATTGCAGAGGTTTCCCAAAATTAGGTTTTCTCTTTGCCGGCTGTAATCCCTACATTTTTAAAAAAATTCAACAAAAATCCATAACATCGACATTTTGAATATCCTTTGACTGGAATGACGGATGCCTGCGTTATCACAAAAATTCTACCTGAAAAAGGCTGGCCTGGAAATACCACCCATTATTTTCGGCACCAGCAGTCTCGGAAACCTGTACGAAGCCCTTTCATGGGAAATAAAACGGGCGATAGTTTCGGAGACGGTAGAATCCGTTGAACCACCGGTTGTACTCGATACCGCAGGGAAATATGGGGCAGGGCTGGCGCTGGAGACCATCGGGAAATTACTCCGGGAACTGGAAGTTACCAGTGATGATGTCCTCATAAGCAACAAGCTGGGGTGGCTCAGAACGCCGCTTCAGGGTGACGAGCCGACCTTTGAGCCCGGAGTGTGGAAAGACTTGAAGCACGACGCCAGGCAGGATATCAGCTATGACGGAATCCTGCGGGCCTGGGAGCAGGGTGCCGAACTGCTCGGCGAGGAATACTCACCTGAGCTGGTTTCGGTACACGACCCGGATGTATATTTGGCGCAGGCCACCAATAAATCCGAACGGGCGAAATTATTAGATGACATCCTCGGCGCCTATCAGGCATTGGAGGAATTGAAGGATGCCGGAGAGACCTCTGCGGTCGGAGTGGGTTCAAAGGATTGGAAGGTTATCCGGGAACTGCATACTAATGTCGATTTAGACTGGGTAATGTTCGCCAACAGTTTTACCGTCTGGAGCCACCCAAAAGAGTTGTTGGCATTCATGGAGGAGCTGGCTGCTGATGACGTTTACATTATAAATTCTGCCGTTTTCCATTCGGGATTTTTGGTCGGAAGCAATTTTTTCGATTATAAAAAAATTTACACCGATCATATCGAACATCGGTCTAAATTTCATTGGCGAGAAAAATTCTTTGCTATTTGTAGTAAATTCAACGTGAGCCCGGCGGTGGCATGTATTCAATTTGGTATGTCACCCTCACAGGTGAGCAGCATATCACTCAACACGTCGAAGCCGGAACGAATACGGGCAAATATCAGGGCGATTCAAATTGAACTGCCAGCGGAATTTTGGGAGGCAATGAAGGATGAAGGGCTGATTGATCGGGATTATCAGTATGTTTGAGGCTTAACTGGTATTATTAATGAATTGCAGAGACGTTTCATGCCTGCCCCGAAATGTCGGGGAAACGTCTCTACAGACAGACACGCTCGTCAGTCATATAGTTGCATTTATGTGAAAGATTGGTGTAGAAACATGCCATGGAGTGTCTCTACCTAAGACGACTCCAGGACACCTCATCACGCCTTGAGGCCGGTAGGGAACCAATTTTCAAAATGCGGCCGTCGCCATGCAGACCTGTTATTAACCATCAGGAGTACCATAAATTATGCGGGATATCAATTATGATATTAGACTCCCACCAACATTTCTGGCACTATTCACCTGAGGAATTCGACTGGATTTCCAACGAGATGACTCGTATCCGTCAGGATTTCCTGCCCGGTGATCTGACGCCGATCCTCCAAAAAAACCGTATCGATGGTACTATCGCCGTGCAGGCCAGGCAGACAACGGAGGAGACCGACTGGCTTATCGATCTTGCAGATCAGCACAAATTTATCAAAGGCGTCGTCGGCTGGGTGCCGCTCGCTGAGGAAAATGTAGAGCAATATCTGGAGAAATACGGTGCGGTCGATTGTGTCAAGGGCGTGCGCCACGTGATTCACGACGAGCCGGACGATCAGTATATTCTCCGGGGCGATTTTAACCAGGGGGTAGGTCTTCTCAAAAATTATGATTTAGTGTACGATATCCTGGTCTTCGAAAAGCACTTACCGCAGACTATCGCATTTGTAGACAGGCATCCGGAACAAATTTTCGTTCTCGACCACGTTGGAAAACCGAGGATTAAAGATAATGTACTGGAACCCTGGCGAACTCATATTACCGAATTGGCGGAGAGAGAAAATGTTTGCTGCAAACTTTCGGGTATGGTTACAGAGTCAGACTTTACTTCCTGGAAAAAAGAACAGTTACAGCAGTATTTTAATGTAATACTTAAATCCTTTGGTGCTGATAGATTACTGTTTGGATCGGACTGGCCGGTCTGTCTTGTAGCCGCAGAATATGAGGAGTGGTTGCAGATCGTACATAATTTTATTTCAACGCTATCCGAAACCAAGCAAAGACGAATACTTTGCAAAACAGCCAGAGAGGTTTACGGGATTTAGCTCATGAAAAACCTGAAATCTGGACTTTTACTTTTATCAATATTCTTTATTACTACTCCAATACTTTCTGAAAATGATAATTCCCGCTGATACTGACAATCCAGCCGGAAATTACCTACCAAACCATCCATGGATTTGG is drawn from Candidatus Neomarinimicrobiota bacterium and contains these coding sequences:
- a CDS encoding PKD domain-containing protein — its product is MKAFFSVFVLSILLFGTLLNAAVLEVPDGHATIGDAVTTAATGDTILVFPGMYTETTTIQDKDLVIGSLFLTTGDTSYIASTVIKPATGAVFKYLGSMSQRSRLVGFTVDANGLDLSEIIFAATGADISLENLRITGNGATDLNRVAVRVRASAALLDHVRIYGNDGTGLYAEASTVIITNSQFSNNGKTGISIKDASLEVSDSDIRHNGYGGILASSSELSIREVNIVGNTSYSGAGINTNYTSAIIERTLIAENKTQTGSTSAGGGLYFFASNSTKIINCTIVNNEANVYAGGIFAFSSSVVKIINSILWGNNANGLPEIGSWSLANVHVGYSNIRGGPSAQKAMYNGVFTWYDNILGADITGDNPSLDENYLLSAGSPGIDQGAALYSMGEDLMVDMPAGSWNGAAPDLGIHEFIGAVPAIVADFTVLTAPHGPAPLSVRFSDMSIAENTTITSWHWDFGDGGGSTLQAPAHTYESPGSFSVSLTVSDGELADTRTVDEMVTVFPPEIQANFSFTPDSGVVPFFVQFTDLSTGTISNHLWDFGDGGSSTQTNPAYIYETPGNYTLTLIVSNDFTSDTLTVSGAVTVSAAASHNTWHVATTGSDETGEGTEANPWAGIQKGIDMAMEGDTILVKDGVYVSPVQGQELIGKALVILSENGPENCIIRAASKHSGEGFLINQVGQNAVVSGFTLLNFYDGFFVMNASPVIEHCIIDSSTYGIMTSRDWSAVEGQSPTSPLIRYNLIKNSELDGIQSFEEGSPWIINNTIVHNGDFGIQTGFTNAHVYNNIIAYNLTGLSDAIPDEGIVEHGYNLLWDNTTQYTGVNPDVGEIESDPLLDGSTYHLTSGSPAIDSGHPDYPPDPDGTRPDMGAFYFHQEPADWYATIHADVTVGRAPLVVNFTDQSTGNPISWNWNFGDESMSTSQHPSHTYPEPGTYSVSLEVSNGTEIRTVENNAYITVLEPIKQNPVDSPFEQLTSLPGTEGDHYRDGAFISKDIVYIVTDKNQLYKTTDGGTTWNDISPEQGTDFSGLGASPRVSFINESIGAVAFSLDDGSNNYNYDIVFGYVWCTTDGGQTWSQRFDVNDDMVAHLQQVNETTLYVSGAARLGVTSTRWFKKIIRDPNTGTYSLSNITPTSTSRPHVYSGHWLNQNTGVVMARLNVAPWTMEPFITRNGGQTWTSVQGNLPVLNNTTVSFSDRTIQMLGENSIIIAHGEPQGDSTVTRIRRTDNGGITWYNATFDKTPYQLVNIRLDAKSGVGFATGWYGDKALYRTRDYGASWEQYAPDNISNDLVFYGVDIALDGTAWAFGHYQNLWRSRTTMTPEFIADMTEGPIPLEVHFTDLTVPGMAPVTGIHWDFGDGGVSDEQHPVHVYTIPGDFTVTLTATDSTGDYSITKENYISTGLNASAIVSTVLDVPEDQGGWVTVTFSRSFYDTLRPPAVTEEDSVGIYTVEILDGERWTAANSTAAYGQDSYQILVHTYSDSSVHGDGLHDFRIISALPGGRFISPVVQGYSIDNLAPGIPDGLAGEWLASDELKISWDPSNTPDLGYYILWKSQDPEFDPQTTDYLAELIDTVYIDTEVQPGIHYYYRLAAVDYNGNMSPVSQVLDLQTTGIDSRGGIPKTFALDSNYPNPFNPTTIIPYQIPENSRVTISVYDLSGRRIQTLVDTPQIPGYYDITWDGTDNYGSQIATGVYIIHMHANKFTQSRKVVFIK
- a CDS encoding aldo/keto reductase; amino-acid sequence: MPALSQKFYLKKAGLEIPPIIFGTSSLGNLYEALSWEIKRAIVSETVESVEPPVVLDTAGKYGAGLALETIGKLLRELEVTSDDVLISNKLGWLRTPLQGDEPTFEPGVWKDLKHDARQDISYDGILRAWEQGAELLGEEYSPELVSVHDPDVYLAQATNKSERAKLLDDILGAYQALEELKDAGETSAVGVGSKDWKVIRELHTNVDLDWVMFANSFTVWSHPKELLAFMEELAADDVYIINSAVFHSGFLVGSNFFDYKKIYTDHIEHRSKFHWREKFFAICSKFNVSPAVACIQFGMSPSQVSSISLNTSKPERIRANIRAIQIELPAEFWEAMKDEGLIDRDYQYV
- a CDS encoding amidohydrolase family protein encodes the protein MILDSHQHFWHYSPEEFDWISNEMTRIRQDFLPGDLTPILQKNRIDGTIAVQARQTTEETDWLIDLADQHKFIKGVVGWVPLAEENVEQYLEKYGAVDCVKGVRHVIHDEPDDQYILRGDFNQGVGLLKNYDLVYDILVFEKHLPQTIAFVDRHPEQIFVLDHVGKPRIKDNVLEPWRTHITELAERENVCCKLSGMVTESDFTSWKKEQLQQYFNVILKSFGADRLLFGSDWPVCLVAAEYEEWLQIVHNFISTLSETKQRRILCKTAREVYGI